From the genome of Candidatus Hydrogenedentota bacterium, one region includes:
- a CDS encoding efflux RND transporter periplasmic adaptor subunit: MRYVGLGLGVFAVLLSLAGCNNTAEGMPSGQSSGSALDDLVLVPVEATRPARGDISSYFETTTRVEAEKHVQVVSEGVGECIDVLVEEGQAVNEGDVLARLDTKQLETQIRQTRVNVQQARFQMEKAEEQQKEGILSPFELENARFAYEQAAAMLELQELQLEHQTIEAPIGGVVTMRGIQKGQMVATGVPVFRVVDPQSYILPIMPPEKELPRLRLDQVAKVSIDSVEGREFEAHIRRINPSVDPLSGTVKVVLDFEDAARPFLREGSFARVKLIMETHAGVLMVPKDAVIEENARKYLMIVQEEAAPDDAAEEAGETAGAAPAEEEQPALVAERIEIKTGLEDSNSIEVVEGLEEHMLVVTLGQHTLKPGSQVKITTAEDEIDALASLTADEALALARGERRNARNALSGAS; the protein is encoded by the coding sequence ATGCGTTACGTTGGCTTAGGATTAGGCGTTTTCGCCGTTCTGCTGTCCCTCGCCGGGTGCAATAACACGGCCGAGGGCATGCCCTCCGGTCAGTCGAGCGGCAGCGCCCTGGACGACCTCGTGCTGGTTCCGGTCGAAGCGACGCGGCCGGCACGGGGCGATATTTCTTCATATTTCGAGACTACGACGCGCGTGGAAGCGGAAAAGCACGTGCAAGTCGTGTCTGAAGGCGTTGGGGAATGCATTGACGTGCTCGTGGAGGAAGGCCAGGCCGTGAACGAGGGGGACGTGCTGGCGCGGCTGGACACCAAACAGCTCGAGACGCAGATTCGCCAGACGCGGGTGAACGTGCAGCAGGCACGCTTCCAGATGGAGAAAGCCGAAGAACAGCAGAAGGAAGGCATTCTCAGCCCCTTCGAACTTGAAAACGCCCGCTTCGCTTACGAGCAGGCGGCCGCCATGCTCGAACTGCAGGAACTCCAGCTCGAACATCAGACGATCGAGGCGCCCATTGGCGGCGTCGTCACAATGCGCGGCATCCAGAAAGGACAGATGGTCGCCACGGGCGTACCCGTATTCCGGGTCGTGGACCCACAGAGCTACATCCTGCCCATCATGCCGCCGGAAAAGGAACTGCCGCGCCTGAGGCTCGACCAAGTGGCGAAGGTGAGCATCGACTCCGTGGAAGGCCGCGAATTCGAGGCGCATATACGCCGGATCAATCCGAGCGTCGACCCGCTCAGCGGCACGGTGAAGGTGGTCCTCGATTTCGAGGACGCCGCGCGCCCGTTCCTGCGCGAGGGCTCGTTCGCGCGCGTGAAACTCATCATGGAAACGCATGCGGGCGTGCTGATGGTGCCCAAGGATGCCGTAATTGAGGAAAACGCGCGCAAATACCTCATGATCGTGCAAGAAGAGGCGGCGCCGGACGACGCGGCGGAGGAGGCCGGCGAGACGGCCGGCGCGGCGCCCGCCGAGGAAGAACAGCCCGCCCTTGTCGCGGAGCGTATCGAAATCAAGACGGGACTTGAAGACAGCAACAGCATAGAAGTGGTCGAAGGCCTCGAGGAACACATGCTCGTGGTGACGTTGGGGCAACACACGCTGAAACCGGGTTCGCAGGTGAAGATCACCACGGCGGAAGATGAAATCGACGCGCTCGCCTCGCTGACGGCCGATGAGGCGCTTGCACTAGCCCGGGGAGAACGCCGCAACGCGCGCAACGCTCTGAGCGGCGCCAGTTGA